A single region of the Triticum dicoccoides isolate Atlit2015 ecotype Zavitan chromosome 2B, WEW_v2.0, whole genome shotgun sequence genome encodes:
- the LOC119362958 gene encoding calmodulin-1-like — protein sequence MAIRGIPSQREMTVEQFKEWLKQFDADGDGRISRAELREAIRSRGGWFTTLRAGRAVRRADRDKSGFVDDAEVENLVAFAQKDLGMRISAW from the coding sequence ATGGCGATCAGGGGGATACCTTCGCAGCGGGAGATGACGGTGGAGCAGTTCAAGGAGTGGCTGAAGCAGTTCGACGCGGACGGCGACGGCCGGATCAGCAGGGCCGAGCTCCGCGAGGCCATCCGCAGCCGCGGCGGCTGGTTCACCACCCTCAGGGCCGGCCGCGCCGTCCGCCGCGCCGACAGGGACAAGAGCGGCTTcgtcgacgacgccgaggtggagaacCTCGTCGCCTTCGCGCAGAAGGATCTCGGCATGAGGATCTCTGCCTGGTAG